A window of Leptospira inadai serovar Lyme str. 10 genomic DNA:
TCGATCTAGTTATGTCGAGTTAAAAGTTTACCCTAGCGAATGGGAATAGTCGGAAATGGAAATACTCTATGCAAACAAAGTGGAATTTCCCATTTTCATGAAATCGAAATCGGAAGAATAAACCCATTTTCAGCTTATTCGCATCGGGTTTACGTTTCAGGTATATATCTGTTTACGACCATGCCGCAATCGTATCCGACGGATCGAACCAATTTGAGCCTTAAACCCGTATTCAGATTATTGAATATTGAAAGTCCGCGGCCGACAGCCGTCGGGTTCACAAAGAATTGGAATTCGTCGATCAATCCTGCCTCGGTAAGGGAGGAGGCAAAGCTTGCGCCTCCGAAGGTGATGATGCTTCCTCCGGACCGACGTTTTAAGGCTTTCACTTCTTCGATTAAATTACCGTTTACGATCTCGGTGCGATCCCATTCGGAATTTTTGAGTTTACCGGTCGGTACCACCTTATTCGTATCGATTATCTTTTTAGCGAACGCATACTGCGGGTTAACCGGAAATTTTTTAGCGGCATTTCCCCAATGGTTTAAGTAACCTTGTTCTAACATCTTGCGACTTAATAGAATACAATCTATCGATTCGAAGATCGTATTGAAGTCCTTTTTGAGCCGGTCATCCCAGTTCCAATCATCACCCCAATCCCAGATCTGCCAATCGAGGTCCCTATCGACCGCGGAAACATATCCGTCTACGGACATCTGCATCTGTAATATGACTTTTCTCATCTAAAGTTCCCTTTATCAAAAATTCTTTTTTATAAGAGTTTCGAATAGTGATTGTAAAATAAAACTGGTTGTATAAAAGAATAGGTAGTGCTAAAATGCAAATAGTTTTTGGGAAAAATATGTCAGTTTATCAAAGATCGTCATGTCCGATCAATCTATCGTTAGAGATTTTCGGAGACAGATGGAGCCTTCTGATCCTTAGGGATCTGATGTTCGCGGGAAAATGTCATTTTAGGGAGTTCCTACAATCCCAAGAAGGTATCTCCTCAAACATCCTGGCCGAGCGATTAGGCAATCTCGTCGAAAGCGGAATACTGTCTAGGACTGATGACCCGAGTCACAAGCAGAAAGCGATTTATAGATTAACGCCGATGGGCATCGACCTTCTTCCGGTTCTTGCGCAAATCGGTATATGGGGTCGCAAATACCTTCCTGTTACAAAAGAGAGCGGTGCGGTTGCAGGCACTCTCGAAACGGGGGGACCGAAATTATGGAAAAGGCTCATGTCGGATTTGCGTAAAGACTTGTCAAATCCCTAAAGTTTCCATTAGAATCGTCCGCTTTATAATAGAACATAACGATAACGTAAATATCGAACAAACGATTGCAGGTATAAAAGAATAAAAATCGGAACCGCAATAGTAGGGGCGGATTTGCGCTTCAGGTTTTAGTCGAAAGTGTGAAAGAGATACGGTAGAGAATCGGAAACTAGTAGAATGAATATTTCCATGCATCGCCTTTATCGGCAGGAAATCTCCCGGAAAAGATTCAAAAAGGTTGAGGATGTGACGTCGTGGATGGGGGCGTTGCAGGCCCAGGATCGTTCGCAAGCAAAATTGGCAATTCGCCTGCGCGGCGAGGGAATTCAGGATGCGGATGTGGAAACCGCAATCTTAAAAAAGAAAATCGTCCGAACTTGGTCGCTACGAGGAACACTTCACTTTCTTTTTGCGGACGACGCTTACTCCATTCTCGCCCTATTGGGTACGCGAATGATATCCAAGCTGGCAAGTCAGCACAGAAATCTCGAATTGGACGCATCTATATTCAAAAAATCGAATGCGATCCTGTCGAAGGTTTTGCGGAACGGAAAGCAATTGATTCGGAAGGAATTATTCGCCGAGTTCGAGAATAAAGGGATTTCTACGAAGGGAATTCGCGGGTCCCATCTCCTGTACTATGCCGCATTAACCGGTTTGATTTGCCAAGGTCCGATGAAGGACAAGCAGGAAACTTTCGTTTTGTTTCAGGAATGGATTCCAAAACGAAAGGATCCGGATCGGGAGGAGGCATTGGGTATGTTAGCGAAACGGTATTTTACGAGCCATGGTCCGGCTACGGTTCAGGATTTTGCTTGGTGGACAGGACTGGCGTTGAACGAAGCTAGGCAAGGTCTTGCCATAGTTCAGTCCGATCTTTCTAAGGTTAGGATTCATGATCAGGATTATTGGTCGTCATCGTTCGAATTTGAAAAGGATATAGCGAATCGAAGAATTTATCTTCTTCCCGGTTTTGATGAATTCCTTTTGGGCTACGAGGATAGAAGTTTTTGCGTGCCGGTGCAATTCAAATCGCGTGTCGCCTCGAGCAACGGTCTTTTTTATCCAATCATATTGCTGGATGGACAAGTTATCGGAACCTGGAAGTGCATCTTAAAAAAGGGGGCGAGTTTGATAGAAACGGATCTTTTTGTTCCTCTCGATAAAACCGTAGTCTCGGCTCTCGAGAATGAGGTCGAAAGATACCAAGATTCGTATTTTTGAAGGGAAGCCGGAGATTCTTTTTGACATTCCGGAAACGAATGTGGGTTCGTTAAACGAAGCCACTCCTTCTAAAAGTCTTAAAATAAAATTAGATTTCCGTTTGAGATCCTTTATTGATTTGAGATTGGATTTCAGAATGAATGTCCGTTCTTTATCTTCCAGCTTATCTAAACGTTGATTTTTATCTCATTTTCCCCACTTACTATGATTCATAAAGAATTTGATTGAATTCTTCCCGACGTATAGTCTTATTGCATTGTAGACGGGAAACTCGCAAGAATGCTCGGTCATTGGCTTCCAAAACTTTTGCTTGAAGTATTTGTACTTCTGTTCATCGCGAATTTCGGATATCAAAAGATAGTCGATAACGAGGCAGTATGCGGAGCTTTAGGCGTGGCGGAAGAACATTGTCCGTATGCGGAGCACACTCCGGGCCACGACAGTGAATCGAACCATGTCTGCATTAACTGCCCCTGTAATTTAACTCTCTTCGTATCCTGGGATTTGTACGTGGCCAGAATTTATAGCCGGCTATCCGTTCTTTATTACCCGTCTCCGAAACCGGTCGTTCTCGCTTTCGAGCGGTCGATTCGTCTTTTTCGCCCCCCTCGAACCTCCTTCGCTTAAACACGAGCGAACCAAGGGAGGATCTCTATTTCATTAAGTCCTCCCTGAGGAGGTACTATGCGCATATTTATTTTATGGCTTCTCTACGCCGTCGCGTCGGGGAGCGTATATTCACAGGAGGTTGCTCGATCCGGCAACGCATCCTGTGCGGGTAGGATGGACCTGCGACGCATTACTATTTGCGTCTTAGAAGCCAGTCCCGAATACCGAACCGAACAACTGAAACTGAAAGAAATTTCCGGAAGAAAATTGGTCGCTTCCTATCTATTCCCGTCCAATCCGGTGGCCAGCGCCTATCTAGCCCATCGGAAGGGAACAACATCGGAAGGAGGTCCACTCGGGACGGGACCCGCGCCGATCGCTACGAACTACCAGACTTTGGTGACTCAAGAAATTTATGTCGGTGGTAAAAGAGAAAAGGCACAGCAGGTCGCCGACGAGGAATATAAAGTACAGGCCGGCAGATTGGAAGCGGTTCGGAGAAACATGCTTTCTCGGACCATATCGGCAACATTACGATACTCCGGTTTTAAGAGGGAGTTCGAGGGAACGAAACAACTGTACGAAGTCGCGAAGGATTTGCGCGATCTTTCCGCGGCAAGGGCAAACGAGGGAGTCGCTCCGGCAATGGATGTAGACGTTGCGAGAGCGGAGGAACTCCGTCTTTGGAAACTACTCAAGCAGGCGGAAAGAAAAATGGATTCGGCCAAGGGAGAACTTCTAATCCTGCTGAATTTGAATCCGGATGCTTCTCTAGAATTGGAAGTTACGGGCATTACGTTAAAGGAATTGCCGAACGATGTCGCCAGCTTGGTGAAAATCGCGCTTTCGAATCGACCCGAGATAGGAGTTTCCGAGAACGAAATTATTCTGGCGGCCAGGCGTTTGGAACAAACGAAACTACAAAGAATTCCTAACCTAACGATCGGAGGATTCATCCAATCCGACGGTTTTAATGAAAAAGTCGCAGGGGCGCAAGTGAGTCTACCGCTGACTCTTTGGAGAACCTACGAAGGAGAAATCCGAAGCGCGGCTTCCGTAAAAGAACAGGCCCAGGAAAACGCCAGAATCCAAGAGAGAAGCGTTCGAATGGAAATCGTCAATGCAGTATCTTCCTACTTGGCTCTCAGAACGGAGATAGAGCAGTACGACGCGAGTTATTTACGGGACCTTGATAAAGACTTGGATCTCCTGAAAGAAGCTCTCCGTACGGGAAGAATCAAAGTCGTCGATGCCTTAAATTCCCAAAGAATTTTGACCGGAGCAAAGCTGAACTTTATTCTCTCTCGAACCGAATACGCTCTCGCGCAAGTCGAATTGGTCCGCTCGATCGGACTTTCATTCGAGGACAATATCCAGGAAATCAAATAATGAAACGCATCATTCTGTCATTTCTACTTATCGCGTTAGTCGTAAGCGGTTCGTATTTTCTATATAAGAAGTTTTTAAAGTCAAAATCGAAATCCCGTCCCATGGAAATATCGGATTCTTCGGAGATCGGGGGCGGATCCGTAACTTTAGATAAGGAACAATCGGAACTCTTTCATATTACGACCTTGCGGATCGAAAAGAGACAGTTTCGAAGAACGATTTCTCTAATAGGAGAAGTTGCCCCGGTTCCGGATCGTATCATCGAGGTTCCGTCCAGGGTCGCCGGTAGGATCGTAACCGTTAAATTTGTGGAGGGTTCGCAGGTTTCCAAAGGACAACTATTGGCCGTTTTGGATTCTCCCGACTTAGCAAGACTTCGATCCGCGTATAATTCCGCTAAGACTCGACATTCGGCGGCGTCTCAAAACGTGGATCGGGTTCGCAATCTAGTTTCGATGAAACTTGCCGCCAAGCAGGAGGAAATCGATGCGGAGGCGAATCTGAAAGTGATCGCCGCCGATTTAAAAGCATCGGAGGAAAATCTTCGGGCAAACGGCCTCGAGCCGAGCGATGAGACGACCGGTAAATACTACATCTATGCTCCTATCGCCGGAATCGTTTTGAATAGAAACGCCCTGCCGGGTGCAATGATTCCGGGGACCCAGAATTTAGCGACGATCGGGAATATCTCCGAGCTTTGGTTTATGGCTAAGATCTTCGAGGCTGATTTAGGTAAGGTAGCCGAAGGCGATAAGGCGGACGTGATTCTCAATTCCTATCCCGATCTTTTATTCGAAGGAGTATTGGAACATATCGGAGAACAGGTGGATATCGCTTCTCGAACCGTTCATGCTAGATTAGTTTTTAAGAATAAAGGTAGGAAGGCTAAGATCGGTCTCTTTGGAACCGCAAAAGTCGTGACGGATACGGGAAGCGGGATCTTGGTTCCGGAAGGTTCTATATTCAAAATAAGTAATTCCGATTACGTATTCGTAAAAAAGGATACTTATAACTACGTTCCGAAAATCGTAAAAGTAGCGAATTCTGAAGACGGAATGGTCGAGATTTTGGACGGGCTGGACGAAGGAGAAGAAGTCGTAAGTCAAGGAGTCTTCGAATTAAAGTCACTTCTCCTAAAATCCTCGTTCGGCGAGGAGGGATAATGGAATTCTTAACCGCTATCGTTCGCTGGAGCCTCCACAACCGTCTCGCAGTCCTAATCTTTTCGATACTCCTTTTCGGTATCGGAGTCGATTCTGCAAGACGATTGAAAATCGATGCAGTTCCCGATATAACGAACGTTCAGGTCCAGATCATAACGACCGCGCCGGCCTTATCGACTTTGGAAATAGAGCAGTATGTGACTTATCCTATAGAGAGGGCAGTATCAGGAATTCCTAAATTACAAGAAGTTCGGTCGGTTTCCAGATACGGATTCTCGATCATCACCATCGTTTTCGAAGAAGGAGCGGATTTATATCTGAGCCGTCAACTCGTCAGCGAGAAATTAGTGGACGTATCCAACCAAATTCCCAAGAACTACGGCGCTCCTCAGATCGGTCCGATTTCTACCGGGTTGGGAGAAGTATATCAATTTATTCTAAAGAGTAAAACCCATTCGTTAACCGAACTTACGACTTATTTAAACTGGTTCATCAACCCCGTTCTGAAGACGGTTCACGGAGTCGTGGAAGTAAATACCTTCGGCGGAAAGGTTAAGCAGTATAGAATTATCGTCGATATATCGAAAATTGCGGCACTGGGTTTGGGGGTAAAGGACGTCTCCGATGCCGTATTAGTCAATAATACCGCGACCGGAGGCGGATATATCGAAAAAAGTAAGGAACACCTCGTAATCGGGACGGAAGGTCTTTTGAAAAGCAAGGAGGACTTTTATAAAATTTCGATCGGAAGAACTCCCGACGGCTTTCCCATTTACCTTTCGTCTGTGGCCCGTGTCGAGGAAGGATTTAGACTTCGTAAGGGCGGCGCAACAATGGAGGGGAAGGGGGAAGTCGTCGGCGCGATCGCTTTGATGCTAGTAAACGAAAATTCCCTGGAAGTCACCGATGCTATCAAGAAAAAGTTGGAGGAGATTAAGAAGACCCTACCCGCAGGAATGGAGATCGAGCCCTTTTATGATAGATCCGTAATGGTCAAAAACACGATCAATACCGTTCTGTGGAATTTAGGGGAAGGAGCGTTTCTTGTCATCATCGTTCTATTCCTAATGATCGGAGATCTGCGCTCCGGCTTAGTCATCGCCGTTACGATTCCTTTTGCGATGTTGTTTGCAATTTCCGTAATGAGATTCCGCGATTTACCCGCCAACTTAATGTCTATGGGAGCGATCGATTTCGGACTCATCGTGGACGGTGCAGTCATTCTGGTGGAGAATTCCTTTCGACGATTATTGGAATTGGCCAAGGAGAAAGGTCGAAGGCTTACCTTCGAGGAAAGAAAAGAGACGATTCTAACCGCAACGATAGAAGTTCGGAAAGCGACTATTTTCGGCGAAATCATCATCGCTGTGGTCTATCTTCCGATTCTTACCCTATCGGGAACGGAAGGGAAGATGTTTATCCCGATGGCGCTAACGGTTCTGTTCGCACTCTTGGGAGCTTTTTTTCTGACATTGACACTCATACCCGTTTTAGCTTCTTACTTTCTGGATCCTCGAATCCACCAAGAAGAAGAAACTTCGCTCTTTCGTAAAATCAGCCGTCTATATAAACCTTTTTTAGAGAAGGCGATGGGGAATTCGAAACGGGTCATCGTATCGGCTCTCGTCGCATTCAGTCT
This region includes:
- a CDS encoding dihydrofolate reductase family protein, producing the protein MRKVILQMQMSVDGYVSAVDRDLDWQIWDWGDDWNWDDRLKKDFNTIFESIDCILLSRKMLEQGYLNHWGNAAKKFPVNPQYAFAKKIIDTNKVVPTGKLKNSEWDRTEIVNGNLIEEVKALKRRSGGSIITFGGASFASSLTEAGLIDEFQFFVNPTAVGRGLSIFNNLNTGLRLKLVRSVGYDCGMVVNRYIPET
- a CDS encoding winged helix-turn-helix transcriptional regulator; this translates as MSVYQRSSCPINLSLEIFGDRWSLLILRDLMFAGKCHFREFLQSQEGISSNILAERLGNLVESGILSRTDDPSHKQKAIYRLTPMGIDLLPVLAQIGIWGRKYLPVTKESGAVAGTLETGGPKLWKRLMSDLRKDLSNP
- a CDS encoding winged helix DNA-binding domain-containing protein, whose translation is MNISMHRLYRQEISRKRFKKVEDVTSWMGALQAQDRSQAKLAIRLRGEGIQDADVETAILKKKIVRTWSLRGTLHFLFADDAYSILALLGTRMISKLASQHRNLELDASIFKKSNAILSKVLRNGKQLIRKELFAEFENKGISTKGIRGSHLLYYAALTGLICQGPMKDKQETFVLFQEWIPKRKDPDREEALGMLAKRYFTSHGPATVQDFAWWTGLALNEARQGLAIVQSDLSKVRIHDQDYWSSSFEFEKDIANRRIYLLPGFDEFLLGYEDRSFCVPVQFKSRVASSNGLFYPIILLDGQVIGTWKCILKKGASLIETDLFVPLDKTVVSALENEVERYQDSYF
- a CDS encoding TolC family protein, giving the protein MRIFILWLLYAVASGSVYSQEVARSGNASCAGRMDLRRITICVLEASPEYRTEQLKLKEISGRKLVASYLFPSNPVASAYLAHRKGTTSEGGPLGTGPAPIATNYQTLVTQEIYVGGKREKAQQVADEEYKVQAGRLEAVRRNMLSRTISATLRYSGFKREFEGTKQLYEVAKDLRDLSAARANEGVAPAMDVDVARAEELRLWKLLKQAERKMDSAKGELLILLNLNPDASLELEVTGITLKELPNDVASLVKIALSNRPEIGVSENEIILAARRLEQTKLQRIPNLTIGGFIQSDGFNEKVAGAQVSLPLTLWRTYEGEIRSAASVKEQAQENARIQERSVRMEIVNAVSSYLALRTEIEQYDASYLRDLDKDLDLLKEALRTGRIKVVDALNSQRILTGAKLNFILSRTEYALAQVELVRSIGLSFEDNIQEIK
- a CDS encoding efflux RND transporter periplasmic adaptor subunit; the protein is MKRIILSFLLIALVVSGSYFLYKKFLKSKSKSRPMEISDSSEIGGGSVTLDKEQSELFHITTLRIEKRQFRRTISLIGEVAPVPDRIIEVPSRVAGRIVTVKFVEGSQVSKGQLLAVLDSPDLARLRSAYNSAKTRHSAASQNVDRVRNLVSMKLAAKQEEIDAEANLKVIAADLKASEENLRANGLEPSDETTGKYYIYAPIAGIVLNRNALPGAMIPGTQNLATIGNISELWFMAKIFEADLGKVAEGDKADVILNSYPDLLFEGVLEHIGEQVDIASRTVHARLVFKNKGRKAKIGLFGTAKVVTDTGSGILVPEGSIFKISNSDYVFVKKDTYNYVPKIVKVANSEDGMVEILDGLDEGEEVVSQGVFELKSLLLKSSFGEEG
- a CDS encoding efflux RND transporter permease subunit — translated: MEFLTAIVRWSLHNRLAVLIFSILLFGIGVDSARRLKIDAVPDITNVQVQIITTAPALSTLEIEQYVTYPIERAVSGIPKLQEVRSVSRYGFSIITIVFEEGADLYLSRQLVSEKLVDVSNQIPKNYGAPQIGPISTGLGEVYQFILKSKTHSLTELTTYLNWFINPVLKTVHGVVEVNTFGGKVKQYRIIVDISKIAALGLGVKDVSDAVLVNNTATGGGYIEKSKEHLVIGTEGLLKSKEDFYKISIGRTPDGFPIYLSSVARVEEGFRLRKGGATMEGKGEVVGAIALMLVNENSLEVTDAIKKKLEEIKKTLPAGMEIEPFYDRSVMVKNTINTVLWNLGEGAFLVIIVLFLMIGDLRSGLVIAVTIPFAMLFAISVMRFRDLPANLMSMGAIDFGLIVDGAVILVENSFRRLLELAKEKGRRLTFEERKETILTATIEVRKATIFGEIIIAVVYLPILTLSGTEGKMFIPMALTVLFALLGAFFLTLTLIPVLASYFLDPRIHQEEETSLFRKISRLYKPFLEKAMGNSKRVIVSALVAFSLAIIGFVFMGAEFIPTMDEGSILLEISRLPSSSLQQSLDTSTKIEKALLAKFPEITSIVSKTGSPELANEPMGLDKTDVFLELKPRKEWRFTKQEFEEEISKTVSELVPEVAYGISQPIQMRTNEMIAGIRSDVGIKIFGEELATLKILAEKIATISKGVEGVADLRIEQLSGLEYLRIRPRRESMARYGYNVNDVNQIAESLASGYPVGILFEGQKRFEIAVVSDWKLENDLGSLRALPVGTKGKIVPFGELADVSIEDGPVQINHENQYRLALVQFNVRGSDMLSTVQRVDDRIRSKIVFPPGYRYELGGEFKKYNSARSTLLIVVPITLAVIFLFLYLAFREPSPALLIFLNVPFAITGGVFSLLLRGMPFSIPAGIGFIALFGIAILNGLVLVTFAREEEAEGADSVTAIKKAAEHRLRPVITTALLASIGFLPMALSTSPGAEVQRPLATVVIGGLISASLLTLIVIPVVYARFIRSVKRRKDN